The DNA window TGGAGCACACCGGCAGTCCGGTGTCGGTGGTCTACGAGGTAACCGGCGCTCCAGCGGCGCTGGCCTCCGCCCTGGACATGGTGCGACCCAGGGGCCGCGTGGTCCGGGTCGGGCTCGGCGCCCACCCGGTGACCATCGACATGCGCCGGATCACCCTCCGCGAGATCCGGCTGGTGGGCACCCGAGCCCAGGTCTTCGAGACCGACTTCGCCGACGCCGCCTCCCTCATCGCCTCCCGGCCTCAGGGCTGGTCCGATGTGGCGCCCATCGCCCTTCCTCTCGAGCAGTTGGTCACCGACGGCCTCCTGCCGATGGCAGAGGGCCGGCCGGAGCGCATCAAGACCCTGATCGATCCGTGGGCGACCGCCATCCGGCCGGCGAGCGGCGCCCGCTTGGGTAGTATCGACCGGTTGTCTCAGCGATCTTGGAGCGGGTGATGGCAGAATGAACGTCGCAGTCGGTGCCGGTCCTGACCTGGACATCCGCCTCCGTATCTACCGGATGATGCTCGAGGCGCGCCGCTTCGAGGAGCGCGCCCACCAGCTGTTCCTGGAGGGCCTCGTAAAGGGGACTACCCACCTGGGCATCGGACAGGAGGCGGTAGCCGCCGGGTTTGCTGCCGCCATGCGCGCCGATGATCTCACCTTCTGCACCTACCGCGGTCACAACCACACCCTGCTCCGCGGCGCCCCGCCCGGTCGGCTGATGTCGGAACTGCTCGGTAGGTCGGAGGGTGTGTGCGGCGGCAAGGGCGGCTCGATGCACCTCACTTGGGCGCCGACCGGGGCGATGGGGTCTTATGCCATTGTGGGCGCCCATCTACCGATCGCCGTTGGCGCCGCCTGGGCCGCCGTGGAGCGGGGTACCGGGCAGGTAGCGGCGTGCTTCTTCGGCGACGGCGCCACCAACATCGGGGCCTTCCACGAGGCGCTCAACCTGGCGGTGGTGTGGGATCTGCCTGTGGTGTTCGTGTGCGAGAACAACCTGTACATGGAGTACACGCCGATCGGGTCGGTCACCGCCGTGGAACGTCCCGCCGCCGACCGGGCGGCCGCCTACGGGCTGGAGGGCCTGCTGGTGGATGGCAACGACCCGGACGCGATGTACGAGACGGCTTCGGATGTTCTGGCCCGAGCCCGCGACGGAGGGGGGCCCAGCCTTGTCGAAGCGGTCACCTACCGTCACGGTGGCCATTCCAGGGCCGATCCGGGTACGTACCGGCCGGACGAAGAGGTCCGGCAATGGCTGGACCGGGACCCCATACCGATGTACCGGGCCAGGCTGGCCGAGGCCGGAGCGCCGGAGGAGCAGTTGGAAGGAGTCGATCAGTCGGTCGAGTCGTGGGTCGAGGCCGCCGTGGAGGAGGCCAAGGCCGCGCCCGAGCCATCGACTGACTCCATTGCCACCGAGGTATGGGCGGATGGAGGATCGCAATGGCGGAACTGATCACCTATCGCGAAGCGGTAGCCAGGGCTCTGGCGCAGGAGATGGAACGCGATGACACCGTATACCTGATCGGGGAGGATGTCGCGGCCGCCGGCGGGGTCTTCAAGACCACGCCCGGCCTGCTGGAGCGCTTCGGCGAGCGGCGGGTCCGAGACACCCCCATCTCGGAGGAGGCGATCGTCGGCGCGGTGATGGGCGCCGCCATGAACGGTCTCCGGCCGGTGGCCGAGATCATGTTCTCGGACTTCCTGGC is part of the bacterium genome and encodes:
- a CDS encoding thiamine pyrophosphate-dependent dehydrogenase E1 component subunit alpha, producing the protein MNVAVGAGPDLDIRLRIYRMMLEARRFEERAHQLFLEGLVKGTTHLGIGQEAVAAGFAAAMRADDLTFCTYRGHNHTLLRGAPPGRLMSELLGRSEGVCGGKGGSMHLTWAPTGAMGSYAIVGAHLPIAVGAAWAAVERGTGQVAACFFGDGATNIGAFHEALNLAVVWDLPVVFVCENNLYMEYTPIGSVTAVERPAADRAAAYGLEGLLVDGNDPDAMYETASDVLARARDGGGPSLVEAVTYRHGGHSRADPGTYRPDEEVRQWLDRDPIPMYRARLAEAGAPEEQLEGVDQSVESWVEAAVEEAKAAPEPSTDSIATEVWADGGSQWRN